The following proteins are co-located in the candidate division KSB1 bacterium genome:
- a CDS encoding PQQ-dependent sugar dehydrogenase, producing MRYLKPTFFCFSILCYSSLLAQPQLEVAFPDLTTFARPVDLQHAGDGSNRIFVVEQAGIIHVFENNREAATKNEFLNIQSQVRRNGNEEGLLGLAFHPDYANNGFFYVDYSASNPRRTVIARFQVDNSDPDLANPNSRLVLLEVNQPFSNHNGGQIAFGPDGFLYISLGDGGLANDPNGNGQNRQTLLGAILRIDVDNPAGGKNYGIPGDNPFAGNNQGFREEIYAYGLRNVWRFSFDFETDRLWAADVGQGAREEIDIIENGKNYGWKIMEGAICRPSTSGCNQSGLELPIYDYSHSLGQSVTGGYVYRGPGVPDLQGSYIYGDFVTGRIWALNYDGTNLAENTELLNTSLFISSFGIDQNNELYICAFDGRIYRFKPTVTSEDSNSEIPSQFSLLQNYPNPFSANLQGGTTISFSLAQSSDVSIQIYNLRGELVRRFSPGMLSAGEFTVFWNGKNDRGSQVAAGIYFYRLIVDHSIRHIKRLTMLK from the coding sequence ACTCGCACAACCTCAACTTGAAGTTGCTTTCCCAGATTTGACTACCTTCGCTCGTCCTGTAGATCTCCAGCATGCAGGCGATGGTTCGAATCGTATTTTCGTTGTAGAGCAGGCCGGTATTATTCATGTTTTTGAAAACAATAGAGAGGCAGCTACAAAAAATGAATTTTTAAATATCCAAAGCCAGGTTCGTAGGAACGGTAATGAAGAAGGCTTATTGGGTTTGGCATTCCACCCTGATTATGCAAACAACGGTTTCTTTTATGTCGATTATTCTGCTTCGAATCCCCGAAGAACAGTGATTGCGAGATTTCAGGTAGATAATTCGGATCCGGATCTTGCTAATCCCAACAGTAGATTAGTACTATTGGAAGTCAACCAGCCTTTCAGTAATCACAATGGCGGCCAGATTGCTTTTGGGCCGGATGGATTTCTTTATATTTCGCTCGGCGACGGCGGATTGGCGAATGATCCGAATGGTAACGGGCAAAACCGCCAAACACTGCTTGGGGCAATTCTGCGTATCGATGTGGACAACCCGGCTGGCGGCAAGAATTATGGCATTCCCGGTGACAATCCGTTTGCTGGAAATAATCAAGGGTTTCGCGAAGAAATTTATGCTTATGGTTTACGCAATGTTTGGCGCTTTAGTTTTGATTTTGAAACTGACAGGTTATGGGCTGCAGACGTCGGCCAGGGTGCAAGAGAAGAAATTGACATTATCGAAAATGGCAAAAATTATGGCTGGAAGATTATGGAAGGGGCAATCTGTCGACCATCCACTTCTGGATGTAATCAGTCTGGCTTGGAATTGCCAATTTATGATTATTCTCATAGCTTGGGACAATCTGTAACCGGTGGTTATGTCTACCGTGGACCAGGTGTGCCAGACCTGCAAGGATCGTACATTTATGGTGATTTTGTTACCGGAAGGATTTGGGCGCTTAACTACGATGGCACGAACCTAGCGGAAAATACCGAACTTCTTAATACCAGTCTATTTATTTCATCGTTTGGCATCGATCAGAACAACGAGCTTTACATTTGTGCTTTTGATGGAAGAATTTATCGTTTCAAGCCAACAGTCACTTCGGAAGATTCAAATTCCGAAATTCCATCGCAATTTAGCTTATTGCAGAACTATCCCAATCCGTTTTCTGCAAATCTTCAGGGCGGTACTACAATAAGCTTTAGTTTGGCTCAAAGTAGTGACGTCTCCATTCAGATCTATAATTTACGGGGAGAATTAGTCAGAAGATTTTCTCCTGGAATGTTATCAGCCGGTGAGTTTACAGTTTTCTGGAATGGAAAAAACGATCGGGGAAGTCAGGTGGCAGCAGGAATTTACTTTTATAGGTTGATTGTAGATCATTCAATCAGACACATAAAACGGCTAACCATGCTAAAATAA